The Cryptomeria japonica chromosome 2, Sugi_1.0, whole genome shotgun sequence region aaaaattttttttgggaatgagtagaaaaacaagaataaaaaaaaaaattagtagagaAAAATTTGGATTTGGGAGAAAATTTGATGGGTAATTGGGGTTTGACTAAGTTTTtgacactttctaagggatagggaAGCATAAAATGGTGATTTTAGAAgtgaggtgaaggaatggaaattTTGTCGAACAGGGACAAAGGAGAAAAAATTGGAGAtaaacaatatggaaaaatttagaggtgattggataaaactggaagaagttatgacaaaccctaaaaatagagaaatgtgagattttgggcttcaatAAGTAGAATTTGGGATAAGGTCCTCAAGGAACTAAATGCACAAAATGAAATTGCGGGGgttctagtgaagtttggagggaaACAAAGTGAAGAGAaggaagatatggcaaaaaaacagAATAAATTTTACTCAATGCATGAGCAGTCGTGCTAAAAGAAAGAGTATTAGCAGAAAATAGATAGTAGATAACAGAAGtagaaaaaaagaaacaaaattgcaGTCGCGCTATTGCGCGGGTGCTCATGTCAAAACAACAGGAGTTAGcgcccaaaaattcaaattttcaacaaaTAACTAGGGAGGATAATGTAAGCCACGCTCATGCTAGTCGCAAAGCGGTCACACTGAAGCGACACTTGAAAACAAAAACACGACTAAACTATtgtattttgaagatttttttgattAGATTTTACAATTTTCAGTAGATTTTTGGAttattaagaaaaatagagatagaggTGAGAAGAATGTGGAAGAACAAAGAAGGGGAGATAGATATTTTAGCATGGTGATCATGTTGATTAGCAGGCAGTCATGCCAAAGGATAGGCACTCGCGTTGAAGCATGAACCTGCGAAAaaaccttcacaaaaaactcaattttttgttACATTCGGGActtgggtcccaccgggcatgctagAATGAGGAGGGGAAAAATATTTAGGAGAATAAGATGGTTAGATTGCAAATAAATAAGCATTAAAGCACGAAACACAAACAATGCAATAAAACCCAATTataccttgctttcaccttcttccTCAATGGGGCTTGGATGAAGTTGAAGTGCGCCCAAATTCCTCCaacttgatgttgattttctcctagattgcttgatgtggttggctctcctttgcttcaacaatattgttggatcaatatttggattggattgtgaTAGATACATGATGATTTGGGTTAGAAGAGGATTGGATAGAGGATCATGAagacattatgatggcatgataatAAAAGATGGAAGAGGATAGCAGTAGAATAACGATGCTATGGAGAAGATCTATGCTTTGAGGAGGAAATTATctccaacttatagattggaggaggccaagggagggccaagatttatttccttatggagggttgatatttatttgagatagaaggcatggatcaaaggtgccttgggaaaataaatagcaatataaattccttgggaaaaggggggagaaatttgaatatcaaacatgaggaattaaaatttccaaaataaggatgcattgagggattcaaagaaatttgaatttatttgagagactcaatgttgatgtgacatgagtgggaattaaaaattagagaataatgataagcatgattatgagagattctagaaggattaattaggttgagtgggattaggaaaaagtgatttgtaggaatcacatgaataggttaattaattaaaattaattaactaagtgggtttagaggaaataattattggaggggactttagaagaataggggaataattaatttatttgataaattaattattggacaatagtgagagaattaattaaattagatataattaacactgagaagaataaggatagcataattaagtcaattaattatgttgacaggcttaaattaattaaatattaattttaggtgtctacagtaatctCTCTTGTAAGACCTCCACCTCCCTCCGAATAGGGGACAAAAGGTCCTCGTGTTGTTCTACATTCCTTTGGGATCTGTGTGCTATCTATGAGGAACTCAGAACATGTGCAGTCACAATAAGGTCTATCACTGCATTCTGAATTAGATAACTCCTCTCCTAGATGATAGCTGCAAGAAAGATAGAAATTTCTCATTAGTAACACTCTATACCATCAAATCTAAAATGGGTAAGATACATAAGTTAATCAACAATAGGGCaccttacctagatctccctctcgcCAATAGGGATCCTGGACAACGACCGCCTAAGACTAGGGCCCGCTAGGCCCTCCGTGCTCATACTAGCTCTATACAGTAGGTGTGGGCCAATGGGGACTAGGATCAGGATCCCTTTCTTCCTGCAATGGGAGACTCAGTAGATCTAGGGCTCTGGTATCCTCCCTAGAGTGATGGACTATATCTGActtatcctcatcctcctcatcctcctcgtccttaTCCTGCTCATCATTCTCCTTgtaatcctcatcctcatcatcctccttgtcctcctcatcaTATCCATCTTGATCTCCCTCTCTGGTATTAGGATCACCTCCATCTCTGCCTACCTCCCACTCCTCTACATTGTCAGCCTGATCATCTTAATCCTCCTCGAATGCATCAGATCCCTCTCCATCACCTGACTATCTTCATGGTTCGTGGTTCCCTCCAGGGAAGTCTACTAGGAAAATGGATGtagggtatgtcctcccccaccatgtgatgtatcatCGATGTGTGAttgaatcatctctat contains the following coding sequences:
- the LOC131863596 gene encoding pheromone-processing carboxypeptidase KEX1-like, which gives rise to MFETSVPRHYFDYAILELQLTEGILRSTKSETASRCLFLHQQLKREEEWEVGRDGGDPNTREGDQDGYDEEDKEDDEDEDYKENDEQDKDEEDEEDEDKSDIVHHSREDTRALDLLSLPLQEERDPDPSPHWPTPTV